taatttgagattactttATTTtccaatcaccaaaaaaaatctagaagtgtgatgaaaaaattatttcactatttatGGTGAGAATTGAATGCATGCAGTTTGTGTTAGAAGCTGAAATCCctagaaattattttctgtAAAGCTAACAAATACTTTTATGGAAGCATTGTTTACTTTCCACTTGATGAAATAATCGTCTTCTTTTGTGTCAAGGGTATATTTCCTCAAAATTATATGGGatctcaaattaattaattcctTTTCTTATATTCTTACACTTCAGATGTCGCAGTTTGATGTACTGTCTCCATTTACTTGTAAAATAATCAActctgcttttcttttttgtaggtAAGCATGTCGTCAGCTTGTTTACACAATACACACCTTATAAACCCTCGGATGGTAGCTGGAAAATCCCATATATAGAGTAAGTTACTATTCTACCCACAGGATTAAATGAAATGGCAGTATTTAGCACTTAAATTACTGatcttgttattaatttttttcccgaGTGGAATGTTTAAATCATTCTAAGTGGTGCTGTACAGATTCATTGATTGTTATATGACAAATCCTGATAGGAATCATATGCACAAAGATGCTTCAACTTGATTGATGAATATGCTCCTGGCTTCAGCTCATCAGTCATCGGCTATGACATGCTAACACCACCAGATCTTGAAAGAGAATTCAGTCTGACAGGTCTGTGCAATTTTATGTTGACTACTGacattatgaataattttatttggcaaaaaacttatatctttttctttggcCCGTGGAAACAAATTACAGGAATTGTGGTTGAGTAGATAaaatacatgtttttgttttctcactAGACTATGACAACATGTGACATAAAATGCatgtttttgcattttgaaCGTTATTTACTACACTTTAAATATGTAACAGGGGGGAATATTTTTCATGGTGCTATGGGTCTGGATTCACTCTTCTTGATGCGACCCATTAAAGGATGGTAATTCTCCTAGCCTCTGGAAGTTACTTTAGTGGGTGATCAAGAATAATTCAATTCGAGATATGTGTGCATCTTATATACTATGTCATGCAAAGAATAATTGCTTTCTTCTGGATACAGGTCAGATCATAGGACGCGAATTAGAGGGCTGTATATGTGTGGAAGTGGATCACATCCTGGAGGTGGCGTAATGGGTGCACCTGGCCGTAATGCTGCACATGTTGTTCTTCAGGATGTTAAGAAGCGTTCTCGTTAGAAGTTCTTATATACTTTACTGATCTCTCTATGGTTATGGTTGCTTGCTGTTATTTGTAACAAAACCTTCAGTTAGAATGAAAATTTCATGGTTCTTTCCTTGAACCTTTGTACAGCATAGTATGTGTTTATTGCTGCACTTAGTTTCACTTTGTAACAATTCTTTGTAGCCAACTTTGAGCTCCTAGCTTCAGCTATTTGTAACACAAACGTTGCCTCCAGCTGCGTGCTTTCTCTGCATAATAGGCTGAAGAATCTGTAACTTAACTCTCCTTATTTAAACGTAAAATACCtatctttaaataataaaaaaaaacagagttaATTAGGCATAAAATGTTCTGTGCTGTGCTGTTCTGTTCTGCGCTGGCATATCattaaaatacctaaaacatcgggattttttttttttttcttgaagttgcaaaaaaaatggaaaccaacgttaatggtttttttttttttttttggaagttgcaaaaaaataggAAATCAACGTTAAAGGACTAaccaccctcaaaaaaaaaaagttgatacaaattcttattggcaattttcaccacaattttaaaattttatctttaaagataagTTCTTCAGTATCATTTTGCTTTAGCAAATTTGTGTATATGGAAATTGCTTACAAAGTCATCAAATATGCAATGAAAGGcacaaaaaagaacaatattaaatttcataaggTAGGatatttatattacaaaaaatattttttaacaattaattGATAGATTGACTACCACTTCGCTCACTCGAATTTATCCAATGTATCTGCTACGCAATCTAACCAAATTGTTGATAtgtcaccctaaaaaaaaaaacaaaaaaaaaacaaaaagtaagccttaaatgtaagaaaaacaacaaacaaaaataataagaggaagagagggcaCCGCATAGAACACATGCAATAAAATAATGAGTCAAACCCGAtaaccacaacaacaaaaaaaaaaaagacaaatcaaTGTATATTATCcctattctttaaaaaatagtcattaattagagaaaatacTTAAACACCCATCAAACtgaccaaataaaaaaataataataagataagataagataatgatatgAAAATGATAATGTTAACAAAGTGTAGTCCTTTTAGAATCTAAAtcatgataaaataatatatttttgttggagACAAAACAAttctttttacaaattaaacGATAATCCaagacttcaaaaaaaaattttttacttttttttgcaaTGAAAAAATCGTTACTTATACTTTGATCAACAAACTTCATGCATACATATCCATAGAACCTATTCGACGTGACCCaaattgaaagacaaaaaaaaaaaaaaaagtcagactTAAAAAATAACCTGTTCGATGTGGCCGTGAGGGAAACAGAACTTGTTTGAGCTTTTTCCTAACCTGAGGAAAATAGAACCTGTTTGATgtgggccaaaaaaaaaaaagacttaaaaaaCCATCATGTTCGAAGAAATAGAACCtcgtcagagagagagagagggggctGAGATTTGATTTAAGAAAGAGCTTGCCTCAAATCTATTTGTTGCTGTTATCGTTTGTAGTGAAATCTGAGACAAAGAGGTGGGTGAAAGgagtttgaaaacacaaaattgagaGAATTGGAGAACTGAAGAATAAGTGATTTGAGTTTGAAAATCAACGTAAGTGTACTGGAAATGTGGTCTAATTTTGTAGATAGTGTTTTACGTGGaagttaaaaaaacatttttactaAGTTTTGTCCATACTTAAATATAGGttgtaagggtattttggaaccaaaaaaaaaatctggttcAAACatgggaagccccttaaatagtagtatagatataaaaatttaaataaatataaatataaatattaataactcttcttctttattGACGTACCTAGTATCAAATCCTGTAAGTTCAAATGCTTGTGTacttgttggtttttttttttttttttttttacatgggaATTCGgagggagaagaaaaaaaaaatcagttgtcttttcttttgttaagaTATTCTagataagagaaatgatatgtccacaacatttttacaataaatcataagtgtcaagttattactagttgttatcgttggggcaaaaaagtaatcttagagttaggttcaaatttgaaccattaataactaaccacctatgatttgttgtgaaaatattgtaaaaatattgtagacgtaaCACTTCTCTTTAAATAAACAGTAGAAGTAGAGAgaagaataattatttttttttaccttggattctaaaaataaaaacccttaccTTGACTGATTGAAAGATA
This portion of the Castanea sativa cultivar Marrone di Chiusa Pesio chromosome 7, ASM4071231v1 genome encodes:
- the LOC142642249 gene encoding uncharacterized protein LOC142642249, producing the protein MLTPPDLEREFSLTGGNIFHGAMGLDSLFLMRPIKGWSDHRTRIRGLYMCGSGSHPGGGVMGAPGRNAAHVVLQDVKKRSR